One genomic segment of Echeneis naucrates chromosome 18, fEcheNa1.1, whole genome shotgun sequence includes these proteins:
- the ttc39b gene encoding tetratricopeptide repeat protein 39B, with translation MAHVGNGAAAEEEDCFEDAYDRIPATCQMDLQTAIQETQCALNLVLNNKFSEALDLLKPWWRDSMYHALGYSSILVMQATMTFEQRDIQTAMATIKEALQTCQRFRKKNSVVGSLSSLISKQSNPQEEEMHAEICYAECLLQKATLTFVQDENMISFIKGGIKIRTSYQIYKDCQNVLNVSQDLAGQSDSFKQFEGGVRLGIGSFNLMLSLLPQRILRLLEFIGFSGNREFGLSQLRDGASSQSLRSILCVLTLLFYHTYVSLILGTGEGNLLEAEALLEPYQHKYPKGSIILFYSARIASLRGNFEKARARYEECISSQQEWKQIHHLCYWELMWTHSYQQEWQQAYLYADLLCRESRWSKAIYVYQKAAILSMMSEEEVKKTGENIVELFKQVEGLKQRLAGKSIPTEKFAVRKSRRYKAANPVRLVVPALEMMYVWNGFTIVGKRADCTEALLVTIEAAEQQLRNEPNPSEFHPDDSCLVQMLKGLCLKHLGRLLQAELCFTQVLSSESRIRYDHYLIPFTLYELGLLYKQQGDFTKAAAHIENAKTNYKDYSMESRLHFRIHAALSSLKGSPVSTP, from the exons ATGGCCCACGTCGGTAACGGAGcggcggcggaggaggag GACTGTTTTGAAGATGCATACGACCGGATACCAGc gACTTGTCAGATGGATCTGCAAACAGCCATCCAGGAGACACAGTGTGCTCTCAATCTGGTCCTTAACAACAAGTTCTCTGAGGCCCTGGACCTCCTCAAACCATG gtggagGGACAGTATGTACCATGCGTTGGGTTACAGCAGCATCCTGGTGATGCAGGCGACCATGACGTTCGAACAAAGAGACATCCAGACCGCCATGGCGACCATCAAAGAGGCGTTACAGACCTGCCAGAG GTTCAGGAAGAAGAACTCGGTGGTCGGATCGCTGTCCAGTCTGATCAGCAAACAGTCCAACCCGCAGGAAG aagAGATGCATGCAGAGATCTGCTACGCTGAGTGTCTCCTCCAGAAAGCCACGCTGACGTTCGTACAG GATGAGAACATGATCAGCTTCATCAAAGGAGGAATCAAAATTCGAACGAGCTACCAAATCTACAA AGACTGTCAGAACGTGCTGAACGTCTCTCAGGATCTGGCCGGCCAATCCGATTCGTTCAAACAGTTTGAGGGCGGAGTCAGGCTGGGCATTGGCTCCTTCAACCTG ATGTTGTCCCTGCTCCCTCAGAGGATTCTGAGGTTACTGGAGTTCATCGGCTTCTCAGGAAACAGG GAGTTCGGTTTGTCTCAGCTCAGAGACGGAGCGTCCAGTCAGAGTCTGCGTTCCATCCTCTGTGTGCTGACGCTGCTGTTTTACCACACTTACGTCTCCCTCATACTCG GAACTGGGGAGGGAAACCTGCTGGAGGCTGAAGCTCTGCTTGAGCCGTACCAACACAAATACCCCAAA ggCTCCATCATTCTCTTCTACTCGGCTCGGATTGCGTCTCTGAGAGGAAACTTTGAGAAG gccCGAGCCAGATATGAGGAGTGTATCAGCAGCCAGCAGGAGTGGAAGCAGATCCACCACCTCTGCTACTGGGAGCTGATGTGGACGCACTCGTACCAGCAGGAGTGGCAGCAGGCGTATCTGTACGCCGACCTGCTGTGCCGAGAGAGCCGCTGGTCCAAA GCCATCTACGTGTACCAGAAGGCCGCCATCCTCAGCATGatgtcagaggaggaggtgaagaagacGGGAGAGAACATCGTCGAGCTCTTCAA gcaGGTGGAGGGGCTCAAACAGCGTCTGGCAGGGAAGTCCATCCCCACAGAGAAGTTCGCCGTCAGGAAGTCCAGACGATACAAAGCTGCTAACCCTGTCCGATTGGTTGTCCCTGCGCTG gagATGATGTATGTTTGGAACGGTTTCACCATCGTGGGGAAGAGAGCCGACTGCACTGAAGCGCTGCTGGTGACCATCGAGGCGGCCGAGCAGCAGCTACGCAACGAACCCA ACCCGTCAGAGTTTCACCCAGATGACAGCTGTCTGGTCCAGATGTTGAAGGGTCTCTGTCTGAAACATCTGGGCCGGCTGCTGCAGGCTGAGCTCTGCTTCACACAGGTCCTGTCCAG TGAGAGTCGTATCAGATATGATCACTACCTGATTCCCTTCACCCTCTACGAGCTCGGTCTGCTGTACAAACAGCAGGGAGACTTCACCAAGGCCGCCGCCCACATCGAAAACGCCAA AACCAACTACAAGGACTACTCCATGGAGTCCAGACTCCACTTCAGGATCCACGCGGCTCTCAGCAGCCTTAAAGGGTCCCCAGTGAGCACCCCATGA
- the psip1b gene encoding hepatoma-derived growth factor-related protein 2 produces the protein MPGKSSDVFKPGDLVFAKMKGFPHWPARVCKSDVGSKKRVPVFFFGTHQIGHLPPENIVPYVGNKMKYGSGVRIKGFTEGMWEIQNTPGVGSKLKMPGKTNAQSTTKTTNENFKSPPTKSTSTKTAPVRPNTKSPTPSAAAKTPTRTSLRSAPEKTAASRQAPQKAPASDASEMTTTTRGRKSESGGRRSRRATISNEKESTPNESKTKASVKEPAAESPDLEKSTETGNDTAEKETPNHKPASEKAESGCSEPAATSLATTRTRAGESKAVDEQNSQRMPSALKSPASKKMKTRDRASKKNRGQEDQAEKEETKSSESQEGVKKMREEEGTEEKTSSGQGTKRKKEEEEKKSDTQGMKRRRAEKEEQEERKTAEESTRRETRSESEGAKRTREKEAQQETKTNSAEGKKDEMTGRDEAQGTKRKREVKAREDKEVKVWVKVGNQEREKEEIKNKKTEEEKTREGTKTKRSDRGEQKKKTKNDGEEGKTVDTAGKEDGQGVKRKEERAAQRKTKQDEEKKEEKKKMMVEEKTGEKSKREGTKTRRAEKKKMKDEGEEAKEKSKMDEERQRRLAARRESLLKSLRGLLKAGRGARSSQKFGDGAKKKMEIKKMAAQKTLDKKSAKKSTATKVWIQKSTEKKEGKDKTKTIDEVKAKEKETEGKKNELVKEKKEDKKSDETKQQKDEEKKDERKIIGKIVKATAGQGTRVQVKTMMGGLAMEGKKMEKEKKSEDKKVEKSTELEKSERTRVVTEDKRDKNTTEVESKKKGNNEEEKGQKSRESEITLREDEQKASSKSQGKKNNTEKSKKPEKKTDDTKNDKAETPREESETNREVKSEKLSSEEKSDPSDGEKVEQQKSSMTLTDSTLHRIHGDIRISLKTDNPDISKCLSALDQLTMVYVTSQHVQRHSELVATLRKLRYYRANQAVMDKASMLYNRFKNAFLVGEGEEVVSAAFLRSLLEEKEEEEAQRVELYKEKVKLGDILQEVTTRSDGGEEEEGQKDGDKTEAKVDSS, from the exons ATGCCAGGAAAAAGCAGTGACGTCTTCAAACCAGGAGACCTGGTGTTCGCCAAGATGAAGGGCTTCCCTCACTGGCCTGCCAGG gtctGTAAGTCAGATGTCGGATCCAAGAAGCGAGTCCCGGTCTTCTTTTTTGGGACCCATCAGAT aGGTCATCTCCCACCTGAGAATATTGTGCCCTACGTTGGTAACAAGATGAAGTACGGCAGTGGTGTTCGCATCAAAGGCTTCACTGAGGGCATGTGGGAGATCCAGAACACCCCCGGAGTCGGGAGTAAACTCAAA ATGCCAGGAAAGACCAACGCCCAAAGTacaactaaaacaacaaatgaaaactttaaaagcCCCCCCACCAAATCCACTTCCACTAAAACTGCCCCTGTTAGGCCCAACACTAAGTCCCCCACACCGTCTGCTGCTGCTAAAACTCCCACCAGAACGTCATTACGATCTGCTCCAGAGAAAACAGCAGCGTCACGACAGGCTCCTCAAAAGGCTCCAGCTTCAGATGCATCAGAGATGACCACAACTACAAGAGGCAGGAAGTCAGAgtcaggagggaggaggagtaGAAGAGCCACCATCAGCAATGAAAAGGag tcaACACCCAATGAGtccaaaacaaaagcatcagtGAAGGAACCTGCTGCAGAGTCTCCAGACTTGGAAAAGTCCACTGAGACAGGAAACGATACAGCTGAGAAGGAAACGCCAAACCACAAACCGGCTTCTGAGAAAGCCGAGTCCGGCTGTTCAGAGCCAGCTGCTACGAGTCTGGCCACCACGCGGACCCGAGCAGGAGAGTCCAAG GCCGTCGATGAGCAGAACAGCCAGAGGATGCCGTCTGCTTTGAAGTCTCCAG CCagtaagaaaatgaaaactagAGACAGAGCGTCCAAGAAGaacagaggacaggaagaccAGGCGGagaaggaagaaacaaagtcttCAGAGAGTCAGGAGGGAGTCAAGAagatgagagaagaggaaggaacaGAAGAGAAGACATCATCAGGCCaagggacaaaaagaaagaaagaggaagaagagaagaagtcAGACACTCAAGggatgaaaaggaggagagctgagaaagaggaacaggaggagaggaaaacgGCAGAGGAGAGCACGAGGAGAGAAACAAGGTCTGAGAGCGAAGGAGCGAAaaggacaagagaaaaagaggcacagcaggaaacaaaaacaaacagtgcagaAGGAAAGAAGGACGAGATGACGGGAAGAGACGAGGCTCAaggaacaaagaggaagagggaggtgAAAGCAAGGGAGGATAAGGAAGTAAAAGTTTGGGTGAAGGTTGGAAACCAGGAACGAGAGAAAGAAGAGATTAAGAATaagaagacagaagaggagaaaactAGAGAAGGGACGAAGACAAAGAGAAGTGACAGAGGcgaacagaagaagaaaacaaagaatgacggagaggagggaaagacagtagacacagcaggaaaagaggaCGGCCAAGGAgtaaagaggaaggaagagagggcagcacagaggaaaacaaaacaagatgaagaaaagaaggaagagaaaaagaaaatgatggtgGAGGAAAAAACTGGAGAGAAGTCAAAGCGAGAAGGGACAAAGAcaaggagagcagagaaaaagaaaatgaaggatgaaggagaagaggcaaaggaaaaaagcaaaatggatGAGGAG CGTCAGCGTCGTCTGGCAGCCCGAAGGGAGAGTCTGTTAAAGTCCCTGAGAGGTTTGCTGAAGGCCGGCAGGGGAGCGAGGAGCTCACA GAAATTCGGAGACGGAGcaaagaagaagatggagatCAAAAAGATGGCAGCGCAGAAAACATTGGACAAGAAGAGCGCAAAAAAATCCACTGCCACCAAAGTCTGGATCCAGAAATCCacagagaagaaggaaggaaaagacaagacaaagacGATTGACGAAGTGAAGGCTAAAGAAAAGGAGactgagggaaagaaaaatgagcttgtgaaagagaaaaaagaggacaaGAAGAGTGAcgaaacaaagcagcagaaagatgaagaaaagaaggatgagaggaaaataatCGGAAAGATTGTTAAAGCGACAGCTGGGCAGGGGACAAGGGTGCAGGTGAAGACGATGATGGGAGGACTGGCCATGGAGGGGaagaagatggagaaggagaagaaatcCGAAGataaaaaggtggaaaaaagcACAGAGCTGGAGAAATCTGAAAGAACACGGGTGGTGACGGaggacaaaagagacaaaaacacaacagaggtggaGAGTAAAAAGAAAGGCAATAatgaagaggagaaaggacagaagaGCAGGGAAAGTGAGATCACACTGAGAGAGGACGAGCAGAAAGCATCTTCAAAATCTCAGGGGAAGAAGAACAatacagaaaaaagcaaaaaaccagagaagaaaacCGACGACACGAAAAACGACAAAGCTGAGACACCACGAGAAGAGTCTGAAACCAACAGGGAGGTAAAATCAGAGAAGCTGAGCTCTGAAGAGAAGAGTGATCCATCAGATGGAGAGAAGGTGGAGCAGCAGAAGTCCAGCATGACGCTGACAGACTCCACTCTGCACCGAATCCACGGAGACATCAGGATTTCCCTCAAGACCGACAACCCG GACATCAGTAAGTGTCTGTCAGCGCTGGATCAGCTCACTATGGTTTATGTGACGTCTCAACATGTCCAGAGACACAGTGAGCTCGTAGCCACGCTGAGAAAG CTGAGATACTACAGAGCGAACCAGGCCGTCATGGACAAGGCCTCCATGTTGTACAACCGCTTCAAAAACGCCTTCCTGGTGGGGGAGGGCGAGGAGGTGGTGAGCGCCGCCTTCCTGCGCTCActgctggaggagaaggaggaagaggaggctcaGAGGGTGGAGCTCTACAAGGAGAAGGTGAAGCTGGGCGACATCCTGCAGGAGGTGACGACGAGGAGCGacggaggggaggaagaggaagggcaGAAAGACGGCGATAAAACTGAAG CTAAAGTGGACTCTTCCTGA
- the wdr55 gene encoding WD repeat-containing protein 55, translated as MAASTEHVEPEITATEMDKAEVPETPTDPEPSDSEPPGPDPDPDENGDEPPGPKIRDTPEDIRLEAIANTVALHPNRDLLVCGDVDGDVYAFSYSCTEGETREVWSSGHHLKSCRQVRFSADGLKLCSVSRDKAVHLLDVERGQLVTRIRGAHSAPINSLLLVDENLLATGDDGGTLKVWDMRKGTAIMDLKHHEDYISDITVDQNKKILLTASGDGTMGVFNIKRRRFELLSEYQSGDLTSVALMKRGRKVVCGSSEGTIYIFNWNGFGATSDRFAVKAESVDCILPITDNIMCTASMDGYIRAINLLPNRVIGCIGQHVGEPIEELAKSRDSRFLVSCAHDQLIKFWDISSLPNTTVNEYRKRKKKDGRMKSLTKKAHGDNDFFSGLVEETEKKEEEEEEEEEEDSDSDSGSD; from the exons ATGGCGGCGTCCACAGAACACGTTGAACCGGAGATCACAGCCACGGAAATGGACAAAGCAGAAGTCCCAGAGACCCCCACAGATCCAGAACCCTCAGATTCGGAGCCTCCGGGTCCGGACCCGGACCCTGATGAGAACGGAGACGAGCCGCCTGGGCCGAAGATCCGAGACACCCCGGAGGACATCCGACTGGAGGCGATCGCCAACACAGTGGCGCTGCACCCGAACCGGGACCTGCTGGTCTGCGGGGACGTGGACGGGGACGTGTACGCCTTCTCCTATTCCTGCACGGAGGGGGAGACCCGGGAGGTGTGGTCCTCTGGACACCACCTGAAGTCCTGCCGCCAGGTGCGCTTCTCCGCCGACGGGCTGAAGCTCTGCAGCGTGTCCCGGGACAAGGCCGTCCACCTGCTGGACGTGGAGCGGGGACAGCTGGTCACCAGGATCCGCGGGGCCCACAGTGCCCCCATCAACAGTCTACTGCTGGTGGACGAAAACCTCCTGGCGACCGGAGACGACGGCGGCACCCTGAAG gTCTGGGACATGAGGAAAGGGACGGCCATCATGGATCTGAAACACCACGAGGATTACATCAGTGACATCACCGTGGACCAGAACAAGAAGATCCTTCTCACTGCCAG TGGTGATGGTACCATGGGCGTCTTTAACATCAAGAGGCGGCGCTTCGAGCTGCTGTCAGAGTACCAGAGTGGCGATCTGACCTCAGTGGCGCTGATGAAGCGGGGTAGGAAGGTGGTTTGCGGCTCCAGTGAGGGAACCATCTACATCTTCAACTGGAACGGCTTTGGGGCCACCAGCGACCGCTTCGCTGTCAAGGCTGAGTCCGTGGACTGCATCCTGCCCATCACCGACAACATCATGTGCACCGCCTCCATGGACGGGTACATCCG agCCATTAACCTCCTTCCAAACCGGGTCATCGGCTGCATCGGGCAGCATGTTGGGGAACCCATTGAGGAGCTTGCCAAATCTCGGGACTCCCGCTTCCTGGTCAGCTGTGCTCACGACCAGCTCATCAAGTTCTGGGACATTTCCAGTTTACCCAACACAACTGTCAATGAATACcgcaagaggaagaaaaaagatggaCGAATGAAGTCTCTGACCAAGAAAGCCCATGGAGACAATGACTTCTTCTCAGGACTTGtagaggaaacagagaagaaggaggaggaggaggaggaggaggaggaggaggatagtgacagtgacagtgggAGTGATTAA
- the ccdc171 gene encoding LOW QUALITY PROTEIN: coiled-coil domain-containing protein 171 (The sequence of the model RefSeq protein was modified relative to this genomic sequence to represent the inferred CDS: substituted 2 bases at 2 genomic stop codons), protein MQTGPADRRRQPVRGQRGESGRELRAQTVVDSVRRSEEEISRFKEIITIMQRKEKHTATGGGAEEEERGRRRVRSKGDVGKGRRAASEGGDGSEEVGRLRWRVNQLEKEKLDLTSEHNKEVCRLQAELTRLRSSVERGEAQRVELQYQLTVSQRDADRVAELSRDKHTLTGKRMKHKLQELXSVFKKWWQXECVCVLERAAELQKALDITRRGREEDQHASQQEREERDKLIQSLSSENQRMHRLLQEQEEALEQLERRMAEVQREREKEAEVNRRQADEVKYLKEREERGRKEKEASDQRVRSLESNIEAERAAHLQSKFNCEIIQLRVRDLEAVVAVERSGQQEAQCSLELLRAQFREVERAYTLERERSSSTEHTLERLQTEYEQSKSELRVALETERRAVSDLSERLEEEQRRHADTHLLLEQAAQTQCDTEEAHGTFLKKIRETLQQHNNTEIDTPAGHDGKQSPYGEVLQLLQTVLSKNQRRLEETEKKVQDLVSASERLQEGNETLRRLTSDQRSQIEESQQVAAKLEQEVTRLCQENSDWSTRSHDLQAELEKERVERERERGEREIRVQQIADHFQEESKARLSFLYCLYQRLLAGCVLLNQPHSIVGNFTWKELCDVINEQVDGVTSDLHKANKKITYLQRVCTKKSVCVRELQRSQECVLSQLEESVRRREAEWSRRHTHTVSQLQKELQVSRSQCDSLRDQVSSLTSDLSRAQGLISQSRKESGSLLSACALLVGAWKHDRHRLRSLCEQKNFLSRRLAERELLEEEVRRLADALGGEEEEEERGRRAARRWRRSVCVVLAMRRWSTLAKNTTVLVRLERGGGLSTVCVCGETTTTTDKDDDDDEGRTAVCARWLRSKRLCSTITATMVDLQGALTHTGPSPSDVMSAARSGFSRLLDLLLDQSDEALYRLDVETLSGRLRLGLDRLTPPQANVKALVSTLQQQFLLFSQRLHSAEVERRSLRLEVASLKKGLERGDTSRTCVPVGRFHSVCVELRQALDREQEAQTLIQEQSSQLHTLQQQVNTHTYELTDTQHTLSQTTQALTEIRQEASQKECSLRILGKHLSGVQKARRQLEERLQRAENELRDAARRRDHVISCMKSAETSYKEVRESLVQSRGTLSAQPRPMLLPREPLELSGAESIMGAPEMAACQSLLSVVSQLCHTCSSRIDWLEQEVSALCSELQGACLRDNLALAPVTEFPENFPFAGEETPSAAPAPDSNSTPSQSNPAPPNPQPKRRRKKP, encoded by the exons ATGCAGACCGGACCAGCGGACCGGAGGAGACAGCCTGTCCGGGGCCAGAGGGGGGAGAGCGGCCGGGAGCTCCGGGCTCAGACTGTGGTCGACTCTGTCAGGAGATCTGAGGAGGAGATTTCAAG GTTTAAAGAAATAATCACCATCATGCAACGGAAAGAGAAGCACACagcaacaggaggaggagctgaagaggaagagagagggagaaggagggtcAGAAGTAAAGGAGATGTAGGGAAAGGGAGGAGGGCGGCGTCAGAAGGAGGTGATGGGAGTGAGGAGGTGGGAAGGTTGAGGTGGAGAGTTAACcagctggagaaagagaaactCGATCTGACGTCCGAACACAACAAGGAG GTGTGCAGGCTGCAGGCGGAGCTGACCCGGCTCCGGTCCTCGGTGGAGCGAGGTGAAGCTCAGAGGGTGGAGCTTCAGTATCAGCTGACTGTGAGCCAGAGAGATGCTGACCGAGTCGCTGAGCTTAGccgagacaaacacacactgacaggtaAAcgaatgaaacacaaactgcaggaaCTGTAGtcagtatttaaaaaatggTGGcaataagagtgtgtgtgtgtgttagagagagcagcagagctccaAAAAGCTCTGGACATTACCCGACGGGGCAGGGAGGAGGACCAGCACGCTTCACAGCAAGAGCGCGAGGAGCGTGACAAACTGATCCAGAGTTTGAGTTCAGAAAACCAGCGAATGCACCGACTGCTGCAG gaacaggaagaggctCTGGAGCAGTTGGAGAGGAGGATGGCAGaggtacagagagagagagaaaaggaggcagaggTAAACAGACGACAAGCAGATGAGGTGAAATacctgaaggagagagaagagaggggcaggaaggagaaggag GCCTCAGATCAGAGGGTGAGGTCTCTGGAGTCGAACATCGAGGCCGAGCGAGCAGCTCACCTGCAGTCCAAGTTCAACTGTGAGATCATCcag CTACGAGTGAGGGACCTCGAGGCGGTGGTGGCAGTGGAGCGGTCCGGCCAGCAGGAGGCGCAGTGCAGCTTGGAGCTGCTGAGGGCTCAGTTCAGAGAGGTCGAGAGAGCTTACaccctggagagagagaggagcagcagcactgaacaCACTCTGGAGAG GCTGCAGACAGAATACGAGCAAAGTAAGTCTGAGCTGAGGGTCGCCCTGGAGACTGAGAGGAGGGCGGTGTCTGACCTCTCAGAACGactggaggaagaacagagaCGCCACGCCGACACACACTTGCTGCTGGAGCAG gcagCTCAGACACAGTGTGACACTGAAGAGGCTCATGGGACGTTTTTGAAAAAGATCAGAGAAAcactccaacaacacaacaacacag aaatTGATACCCCTGCAGGGCATGATGGGAAACAGAGTCCTTATGGTgaagtcctgcagctgctgcagacggtgctcagtaaaaaccaacgGAGACTAGAAGAGACCGAGAAGAAG GTCCAGGATCTGGTTTCTGCATCAGAGAGGTTACAGGAAGGGAACGAGACCCTCCGACGGCTGACCTCAGACCAGCGCAGCCAGATTGAG GAGTCTCAGCAGGTGGCGGCCAAGCTTGAGCAGGAAGTGACTCGCCTCTGCCAGGAGAACTCTGATTGGTCAACAAGGAGCCACGATCTGCAGGCcgagctggagaaagagagggtggagagggagagagagaggggggagagggaaaTACGAGTCCAGCAGATCGCAGACCACTTCCAGGAAGAGTCGAAG gcTCGTCTGTCCTTCCTCTATTGTCTGTACCAGCGTCTCCTGGCTGGCTGTGTCCTCCTCAATCAGCCCCACAGCATTGTGGGTAATTTCACCTGGAAGGagctgtgtgatgtcatcaacgAGCAGGTGGACggggtgacctctgacctccataAGGCCAACAAGAAG ATTACCTACCTGCAGCGTGTGTGTACcaagaagagtgtgtgtgtgcgcgagcTGCAGCGCAGTCAGGAGTGTGTGTTGTCCCAACTGGAGGAgagtgtgaggaggagggaggcggAGTGGAGCcgtcgacacacacacaccgtgtcGCAGCTGCAGAAGGAGCTGCAG gtgagCCGTTCTCAGTGCGACTCTCTCCGTGATCAGGTCTCctccctgacctctgacctctcccGGGCCCAGGGCCTCATCTCACAAAGCCGTAAGGAGTCGGGCTCCCTCCTGTCAGCATGTGCTCTGCTGGTCGGGGCGTGGAAACATGACCGCCACCGCCTGCGGTCACTCTGCGAGCAGAAGAACTTCCTTTCCCGACGTCTGGCTGAGCGGGAGCTGCTggaagaggaagtgaggagGCTGGCTGACGCCCTgggaggtgaggaagaggaggaggagagaggaaggagggcgGCACggcggtggaggaggagtgtttgtgtggtgttggCGATGAGGAGGTGGTCCACGTTGGCCAAAAACACAACCGTGTTGGTTCGGCTGGAAAGGGGAGGCGGTTTGtcgactgtgtgtgtctgtggagagacaacgacaacaacag ataaagatgatgatgatgatgaaggtcgTACAGCTGTGTGCGCTCGGTGGCTTCGCTCTAAACGTCTCTGCTCCACCATAACAGCCACGATGGTCGACCTGCAGGGAGCGTTAACACACactg GCCCCTCCCCTTCAGATGTGATGTCAGCCGCTCGTTCAGGATTTTCCCGCCTACTGGACCTCCTCCTTGACCAATCAGACGAGGCACTCTACAGACTGGATGTGGAAACGCTGAGCGGCCGGCTGAGACTCGGCCTGGACAGACTGACACCTCCACAAGCCAACGTGAAG GCCCTGGTGTCGACCCTTCAGCAGCAGTTCCTGCTCTTCAGCCAACGGCTGCACTCGGCCGAGGTGGAGAGGCGGAGCCTGAGGCTGGAGGTAGCCAGTCTGAAGAAGGGGTTGGAGAGGGGGGACACCAGCAGGACG tgt gtgCCGGTCGGCCGtttccacagtgtgtgtgtggagctcCGTCAGGCTctggacagagagcaggaggcTCAGACGCTGATCCAGGAACAGAGCAGTCAGCtccacacactgcagcagcaagtcaacacacacacctacgagctgacagacacacaacacacactgagccaGACAACACAG GCTCTGACGGAGATCAGGCAGGAAGCCAGTCAGAAAGAGTGCTCGCTGAGGATTCTGGGTAAACACCTGTCAGGTGTTCAAAAGGCGAGGAGGCAGCTGGAGGAGCGGCTGCAGCGAGCGGAGAACGAGCTCAGGGACGCCGCCAG ACGTCGGGATCATGTGATCAGCTGCATGAAGTCGGCAGAGACGAGCTACAAggag GTGAGGGAAAGTCTCGTCCAATCAAGAGGCACTCTCTCAGCTCAGCCCCGCCCCATGCTGTTACCCAGGGAACCCCTTGAGCTGAGTGGAGCAGAGAGCATCATGGGAGCTCCAGAGATGGCGGCATGTCAG agCCTTCTCTCTGTCGTCTCTCAGCTCTGTCACACCTGCAGCTCCAGGATTGATTGGCTGGAGCAGGAAGTCTCCGCCCTCTGCAGCGAGCTGCAGGGCGCCTGTCTCCGTGACAACCTGGCCTTGGCCCCT GTGACCGAGTTTCCTGAAAACTTCCCATTTGCTGGCGAGGAAACACCTTCAGCTGCCCCCGCCCCAGACTCAAACTCCACCCCCTCCCAATCAAACCCCGCCCCCCCAAATCCACAGCCAAAACGAAGGAGAAAAAAACCATGA